From Thermodesulfobacteriota bacterium, a single genomic window includes:
- a CDS encoding SDR family oxidoreductase yields the protein MELTGKTALVLGAIKGIGREIGLALARRGVRLGLTYNDWEERLPEMKAAFAATGTDYEVLKIDLNQTDRIPALIDRVVARFGRLDILINNIERGGWPVVHGPYKATQWDMEMATTLRAKQWVFQEALPHLKTSGQGVVINFSSIAAIVGRAGPAAPVFNDGYAAASRGISILTETWARMGAPEVRVNEIMLGFFDTRHARDTRGWGLLTDDQRQAIIGHTLMGRTGCLEDVVKAVMYIIEDAPFMTGSVLRLDGGYVLGGEAMTPLPEGME from the coding sequence ATGGAACTGACCGGGAAAACCGCCCTGGTGCTCGGCGCCATAAAAGGAATCGGCAGGGAAATCGGCCTGGCCCTGGCCCGCCGGGGGGTCCGTCTGGGCCTGACTTATAATGACTGGGAAGAGCGCCTGCCGGAGATGAAGGCCGCTTTTGCCGCCACCGGAACAGACTATGAAGTCCTGAAGATCGATCTCAATCAAACCGACCGGATACCCGCTCTGATCGACCGGGTCGTCGCCCGGTTCGGCCGGCTCGATATTCTGATCAATAATATTGAACGCGGCGGCTGGCCGGTGGTTCACGGCCCCTACAAGGCGACTCAGTGGGACATGGAAATGGCCACCACCCTGCGGGCCAAGCAATGGGTTTTCCAAGAGGCCCTGCCGCATCTGAAAACGTCCGGCCAAGGGGTAGTCATCAATTTTTCCTCCATCGCGGCTATCGTCGGCCGGGCCGGGCCGGCCGCACCTGTCTTTAACGACGGTTACGCCGCCGCCAGCCGGGGGATATCTATTTTAACGGAAACATGGGCCCGCATGGGCGCGCCGGAGGTGCGGGTCAATGAAATCATGCTGGGGTTTTTTGACACCCGCCACGCGCGGGACACCCGCGGATGGGGGCTGCTGACCGACGACCAGAGACAGGCGATTATCGGCCATACCCTGATGGGACGGACCGGGTGCCTGGAGGATGTGGTCAAGGCCGTGATGTATATCATCGAGGACGCCCCCTTCATGACCGGAAGCGTGTTAAGGCTTGACGGCGGTTATGTACTGGGCGGCGAAGCCATGACACCGCTGCCGGAAGGGATGGAATAG
- a CDS encoding YkgJ family cysteine cluster protein: protein MDNHNPIELSPGDSFRFACHRKVTCFNQCCGDLVQFLTPYDILRLKNRLGLTSGEFLSRYTRQQTGGETGLVVVSLTTGSPDDLRCPFVAPEGCGVYEDRPSSCRSYPLIRLASRSRETEQISERFFLIREDHCLGFDQDRTQTVRQWVEEQGLAEYNRMNDRMMELISAKNRLAPGRSLSLAEANIFYTGCYDLDRFRKEIFETGRLAETGMTGVDLTAAEQDDRALLHLALTWTGRMLFPQQAGA, encoded by the coding sequence ATGGACAATCATAACCCTATTGAACTTTCGCCGGGAGATTCGTTCCGTTTCGCCTGCCACCGGAAGGTGACCTGCTTCAACCAGTGCTGCGGCGACCTGGTTCAGTTCCTGACGCCGTACGATATTCTGCGCCTTAAAAACCGCCTGGGCCTGACCTCGGGCGAGTTTCTCTCCCGCTACACCCGACAGCAGACCGGCGGGGAAACCGGCCTGGTCGTCGTTTCTCTGACGACGGGCTCACCAGATGATCTCCGCTGCCCGTTTGTCGCGCCCGAAGGATGCGGCGTCTATGAAGACCGTCCTTCCTCCTGCCGCTCTTATCCCCTGATCCGGCTGGCATCCCGGTCAAGAGAAACCGAACAAATCAGCGAACGGTTTTTCCTGATCCGGGAAGATCACTGCCTTGGCTTTGATCAGGACCGGACTCAGACGGTGCGCCAGTGGGTAGAAGAACAGGGCTTGGCGGAGTACAACCGGATGAATGACCGGATGATGGAGTTGATCAGCGCTAAAAACCGGCTTGCGCCGGGCCGTTCACTGTCCCTGGCGGAAGCCAATATTTTTTATACCGGCTGTTACGACCTGGACCGGTTCCGGAAAGAGATCTTTGAAACCGGCCGGCTGGCCGAGACCGGTATGACAGGCGTTGACTTGACGGCGGCGGAACAGGATGACCGGGCACTGCTGCATTTGGCTCTGACCTGGACAGGCCGTATGCTGTTTCCGCAACAGGCGGGGGCTTGA
- a CDS encoding adenine phosphoribosyltransferase → MSDIKKAIRTVPDWPAKGVMFRDITTLLQEPAAFKKVIDCFYDRYKAMNLDAILGIDARGLIFGAPLAYLLGIPFIPVRKKGKLPYRTVSQSYALEYGQDSIEVHEDAIRKGDRVVIIDDLIATGGTVKAAIDLAEKLGGEVVECAFVIDLPDLKGKEKIKEYSIFTLVEFEGE, encoded by the coding sequence ATGTCGGATATAAAAAAAGCCATCCGGACCGTGCCTGACTGGCCGGCCAAGGGAGTCATGTTCCGGGATATCACCACGCTGCTGCAGGAGCCGGCCGCATTCAAGAAGGTTATTGACTGCTTTTATGACCGGTACAAGGCCATGAATCTTGACGCCATCCTGGGGATTGACGCCAGGGGGCTGATTTTCGGAGCACCGCTGGCCTACCTTCTGGGAATTCCCTTTATCCCCGTCCGGAAGAAAGGAAAATTACCATACCGCACCGTGAGCCAGTCTTACGCCCTGGAATACGGCCAGGACAGCATTGAGGTTCACGAGGATGCCATCAGAAAGGGCGACCGGGTGGTGATCATCGACGACCTTATCGCCACCGGCGGAACCGTCAAGGCCGCTATTGACCTGGCCGAAAAGCTGGGAGGCGAGGTGGTGGAGTGCGCGTTCGTCATCGATCTGCCGGACCTGAAGGGAAAAGAGAAGATCAAGGAGTATTCCATCTTTACTCTGGTTGAGTTCGAAGGGGAATAG
- the mtnP gene encoding S-methyl-5'-thioadenosine phosphorylase: MKKIGIIGGSGLDDPDLLKEPHEIDVITPYGEPSAPLMCGKVEGVEVVLLPRHGKKHQHSPSGVNYRANIQAFKDNGVTHILATTACGSLRQEIDRGHFVIPDQFIDFTKNRKNTFFESFVGMDLSAHTPMADPFDENLRRILLGCAVEMGVNVHDRGTVVTIEGPRFSTRAESRMFRIWGADVINMTVATEVTLANEAGIPYAAVAMSTDYDCWKEDEEPVTWKEIMAVFNSNAEKVKRILLAAIVKI; the protein is encoded by the coding sequence ATGAAAAAGATCGGCATTATCGGGGGCTCCGGGCTGGACGACCCGGACCTGCTGAAAGAACCCCATGAAATCGACGTCATCACCCCGTATGGAGAGCCTTCGGCGCCGCTGATGTGCGGCAAGGTAGAAGGCGTGGAAGTGGTCCTTCTGCCCCGGCACGGCAAAAAACATCAGCATTCTCCGTCCGGGGTCAATTACCGGGCCAACATTCAGGCCTTCAAGGACAACGGCGTCACCCATATCTTGGCCACGACCGCCTGCGGCAGCCTGCGACAGGAGATCGACCGGGGGCATTTCGTGATCCCGGATCAGTTCATCGATTTTACCAAGAACAGAAAGAATACCTTTTTTGAATCATTCGTCGGCATGGATTTGAGCGCTCACACGCCCATGGCCGACCCCTTTGACGAAAATCTGCGCCGGATCCTGCTGGGCTGCGCCGTTGAAATGGGGGTTAACGTTCACGACCGCGGGACCGTGGTCACTATTGAAGGCCCCCGGTTTTCCACCCGGGCGGAATCCCGTATGTTCCGGATCTGGGGGGCGGATGTCATCAACATGACCGTGGCCACGGAAGTGACCCTGGCCAATGAAGCGGGCATCCCTTACGCGGCTGTGGCCATGTCCACTGATTACGACTGCTGGAAGGAAGATGAGGAGCCGGTGACCTGGAAGGAAATCATGGCCGTGTTCAACAGCAACGCCGAAAAAGTGAAGCGGATTCTACTGGCGGCAATAGTTAAAATATAA
- a CDS encoding sigma 54-interacting transcriptional regulator: protein MLQGKKELAGEEREFLLLIKQATLANPFSPQRDEIDRKISGATDDAGEARPLEMAVDAVKQRIQVLDATDRGNINLFSGMDRQLVEGLFAFDFFYSFRKQFDQLIQDQMDAGDKVIKFPFAGAARASLQKRGFDEDSIQRIVEESYQFRRAFFFINRNLVGRSAVMQKLRLDLWNNIFTHNFELYRAYLRDRMEDFSTIILGETGAGKGAVAAAIGNSGYIPFDMKKNRFAESFTRFFVPVNLSQFPESIIESELFGHKKGAFTGAIEDYSGVFSRCGLHGSIFLDEIGEISLPMQIKLLQVLQERIYYPVGSRKQERFYGRVIAATNGSIDKLRSEGTFRDDFYYRLCSDVIYVPSLRERIQQDEEELDHLIAVIVKRTVGRNAPEFVEMVHEVIATRLGKTYPWPGNVRELEQCVRRVLLKKDYTGDNKLVSNDIKDELADGLEQGNIPANRLIAGYCKLLYERLGTFEEVARRTILDRRTVAKYIKEWDSDRDTGS, encoded by the coding sequence GCCGGGGAAGCCAGACCCCTTGAAATGGCGGTTGACGCGGTCAAGCAGCGCATCCAGGTGCTGGACGCAACGGACCGCGGCAACATCAATCTGTTTTCGGGAATGGACCGGCAGCTGGTCGAAGGCCTTTTCGCCTTTGATTTCTTTTACAGCTTCCGCAAGCAGTTTGATCAACTTATACAGGACCAGATGGACGCCGGCGACAAGGTCATCAAGTTTCCCTTTGCCGGCGCCGCCCGGGCATCCCTCCAGAAAAGAGGGTTTGACGAAGACAGCATCCAGCGGATTGTCGAAGAGTCCTATCAGTTCCGGCGCGCCTTCTTTTTCATCAACCGCAACCTGGTGGGCCGGAGCGCGGTGATGCAGAAGCTGCGCCTGGATCTGTGGAACAACATCTTTACCCACAACTTTGAACTTTACCGGGCGTATTTGCGGGACCGCATGGAGGATTTTTCCACCATCATCCTGGGAGAGACAGGCGCCGGAAAAGGCGCCGTGGCGGCCGCCATCGGGAACTCAGGTTATATCCCCTTTGACATGAAAAAAAACCGTTTTGCCGAAAGCTTTACCCGGTTTTTTGTCCCCGTCAATCTCTCCCAGTTTCCCGAGTCCATCATTGAATCGGAGCTCTTCGGCCACAAAAAAGGGGCGTTTACCGGCGCCATCGAGGATTACAGCGGCGTTTTTTCGCGATGCGGCCTGCATGGATCCATCTTTCTTGATGAAATAGGCGAGATCTCGCTGCCCATGCAGATCAAGCTGCTCCAGGTTCTCCAGGAGAGGATCTACTACCCGGTCGGAAGCCGTAAACAGGAACGTTTCTACGGTCGGGTCATTGCCGCGACCAACGGCTCCATCGACAAGCTCCGCAGCGAGGGGACTTTCCGGGATGATTTTTATTACCGCCTGTGCTCGGACGTGATTTACGTCCCCTCCCTCAGGGAGCGCATCCAGCAGGACGAGGAAGAACTGGACCACCTGATCGCCGTTATCGTCAAGCGGACCGTCGGCCGGAACGCCCCTGAATTTGTCGAGATGGTGCATGAAGTGATCGCTACCCGGCTGGGCAAGACTTATCCCTGGCCCGGCAATGTCCGGGAGCTGGAGCAGTGCGTCCGCAGGGTTCTGCTGAAAAAAGACTACACCGGGGATAACAAGCTTGTCAGCAATGACATCAAGGATGAGCTGGCCGACGGCCTCGAACAGGGCAACATCCCCGCCAACCGGCTTATCGCGGGCTATTGCAAACTGCTGTACGAACGCCTCGGGACCTTCGAAGAGGTGGCCAGGCGGACGATCCTCGACCGGCGCACCGTCGCCAAATATATAAAGGAATGGGATTCGGACAGGGATACCGGCTCATAA